The Arthrobacter sp. D5-1 genome segment CTGCGGTTCTCCAGGAACTTTTCGACGCCGGCACTCCCGTCATCGCTTTCAACGCCAGTTACGACTTCACGGTACTGGCGGCCGAGTCCGCGCGTTATGGCGTACCGCAACTGAGCCGGTTCCCGGTGCTGGACCCCTACGTGATGAACAAGCAAGTGGACCGCTACCGCAAGGGCAAGCGCACCCTTACTGCCCTGTGCGAGGAATACGGCGTGGACCTGACCAACGCGCACACCTCTGCCGCGGATGCACTCGCCACTCTCCGTGTCCTGGACGCGATGGCCGGCAAGTTCCCCAAGCTGCACATGCCGGCAACCACCCTCCACCAACTGCAAGTAGACTGGGCGGCATCGCAGGCCGCCGATTTCCAGCAGTATTTGCGGCGCAGCAAACCCACTGCGGTCATTGAGGGCGAGTGGCCGGTTCTGCCGCCCGAGGACGCCAGCCGCGGCGGTTTCTAAGCCGGGGAGATCCCTTCGAGGCTTCGCCCTGCGACGCATGTCACATGATTCTCGGGAACTCGCGTTTTAGCCTCAGTTGCGCGCGGATTCCACAAGCCAGAGCAGCGTCGGAATAGTACGGCGCTCGATGATGCCCGGGCGGGAACAATATTCGGCGTAATCGAGCGTGAGCCACCATTTCTTCGATTCACCATGCTCCGGTGGGCTGGTGACATAATTAAGTTTGGCGGGTTGAAGTCTGCTAAGGCAGCAAACCTTCTTTCGGTTGCCACATTCCCCGCCCACCGTGAATCGTCTCCGTGACCCGATGAAAGTGATTTCTTTATGAAATTCAAAGCCCCTAAGTGGCTGTCTGTTGCCCCCGTGGCCGCAGCCCTGGTGATTTCCCTGGCAGCATGCGGCGGTGGAACTTCCGAGCCCAGCGGTTCGCCCACCGATGCACTGGCCGGCAGCGACCAGAAATCGCTCGACACGTTCACTACGGCTGAGGTGACGCCGCTGGACAAGATCGACAAGTCCAAGCTGGGCCTCATCACCGACGACACCCTGCGGGTGGGCACCCTCTCCGACGCCCCGCCGAACATCTTCATTGACCCTTCGGGCAAGTTCACCGGCTACGACAATGAGCTCTTGCGCGCCATTGGCGACAAGCTGGGCCTCAAGGTTGAGTTCGCCTCCACTGACTTCTCAGCACTCCTGTCCCAGGTAGGCAACAAGCAGTTCGACGTCGGATCCTCCTCGATCTCCACCACGGACGCCCGCCGCAAGACGGTCGGTTTCACCAACGGCTACGACTTCGGCTACATGGCCATCGTCACCAAAAGCGACTCCAAGGTCACCGGCTTCGCCGACGTCAAGGAAGGACTCCGCATCGGCGTTGTCCAGGGCACCGTCCAGGATGACTACATGACGAACACGCTCAAGATCGAGCCGGTCCGCTTCCCTGACTACAACACGGTCTACGGCAACGTGAAGAACGGCCAGATCGATGCTTGGGTTGCTCCTTCCCAGCAGGCAGAGGGCCAGGTCAAGGAGGGCGACAACACCAAGATCGCCGAGAAGGTTGTCAACACCCAGAACTTCACTGCCTACGCCGTGAACAAGGACAACCAGCCACTGATCGACGCCTTGAACTCGGGCCTGGATGCTGTCATTGCTGACGGCACGTGGGCCAAGCTCACGGCCGAGTGGTACAAGGACCGTCCGACTGCTGCCGAGCAGACCCCCCAGGGCTGGAAGCCGGGCAGCAAGGCCGTCCAGCTCCCCGCCAAGTAACCAGGGCGTTCCATGGATATCCTCAATCAACTGGCCGAGACCTTCTTTGACTGGGAGGCAATGGGCGAAGTCCTCCCCAAGATGTTCGCCGTCGGCCTGCCCAATACCATTGTCCTGGCCGTCGTCTCGGGCATCATCGGGACCGCGCTGGGGATGCTGCTCGCCCTGATGGGGATTTCCCGGAACGCAGCAGCACGGTGGGTAGCCCGCATTTACACGGACATTCTCCGCGGGCTTCCTCCGGTGCTGACCATTCTGGTGATCGGGTTCGGTTTCGGCCCCATCATTCGTGAACTGACGGGCTCCACCAGCCCGTACCCCATGGCC includes the following:
- a CDS encoding 3'-5' exonuclease — protein: MSSWNTLSRAAFDLETTGKNSRSARIVTASITVVDAHGELIAEHEWLADPGVEIPLEASEVHGVTTERARAEGRPAAEVTREVAAVLQELFDAGTPVIAFNASYDFTVLAAESARYGVPQLSRFPVLDPYVMNKQVDRYRKGKRTLTALCEEYGVDLTNAHTSAADALATLRVLDAMAGKFPKLHMPATTLHQLQVDWAASQAADFQQYLRRSKPTAVIEGEWPVLPPEDASRGGF
- a CDS encoding ABC transporter substrate-binding protein; translated protein: MKFKAPKWLSVAPVAAALVISLAACGGGTSEPSGSPTDALAGSDQKSLDTFTTAEVTPLDKIDKSKLGLITDDTLRVGTLSDAPPNIFIDPSGKFTGYDNELLRAIGDKLGLKVEFASTDFSALLSQVGNKQFDVGSSSISTTDARRKTVGFTNGYDFGYMAIVTKSDSKVTGFADVKEGLRIGVVQGTVQDDYMTNTLKIEPVRFPDYNTVYGNVKNGQIDAWVAPSQQAEGQVKEGDNTKIAEKVVNTQNFTAYAVNKDNQPLIDALNSGLDAVIADGTWAKLTAEWYKDRPTAAEQTPQGWKPGSKAVQLPAK